In a single window of the Podarcis raffonei isolate rPodRaf1 chromosome 14, rPodRaf1.pri, whole genome shotgun sequence genome:
- the UACA gene encoding uveal autoantigen with coiled-coil domains and ankyrin repeats isoform X1, whose amino-acid sequence MIRRTKLQRRTEGTVLAVPGLCIAHPFLLHVRQSSKMASFWLTADWNKYDDRLMKAAERGDVEKISSVLAKKGVNPTKLDVEGRSAFHVVAAKGNLDCLNAILVHGVDIVATDAAGRNGLHLAAKYGHALCLQKLLQYNCPTENVDLQGRTALHDAAMSDCSSSIQLLCDHGALVNARDADGRTPLVLATQMCRPAICQLLLDRGADVNARDKQNRTSLMLGCEYGCKDAVEVLLKNGADVTLVDALGHDCSYYARIGDSVEILALIKAAMEESNKASYEVMKKGQPHLKVPNMLPKWSQPNALEDMSFKTHQKEHRNVQELERENEDLKGRLREIQQEHRILLDRINGLQLQLNEEQMVADDLESEKDELRRLLTAKEKQQEESSRMLEALKSKLRFYEGDHGGSGNSFGNRKEDVLLKQGSTYSAEPQQAPASAPAALQSRSMVRPLELLSPSLSPAASEAEALKRELGNLRSCYDAARGEVSRLQLELSHKAAECKALAAECERTKQESDQQIKQLEDALKDVQKRMFDSEGKVKQMQTHFLALKDHLTSEAAATGSKAVEELKEQLKDTKAKYEGASAEVGKLRNQLKQNELLVEEFRRDEARLVDDNKKLQRELSMLKVEHEKRERRACEAEGQLKEAAAKLAEKLEKVKSSLSGEVEEKARRLAEAEAERQKLCTEAQGLRAELEGQRGQLAQYVRPEEHKQLKVRYEQKARELERVQAELKHQSQAWQAEAEKAKAGHSLLKQQVEALRSEMKSQYVPLKISEEVKRASDVTVGELNKKLAESREKCQKHSAEAEKLLAENLRLKETVGQLQAAYIPREKHEKEMGALKVITASLERQLSELSQKYREQQAKASEFASKNATLQETMEEQYVPVATHEEVKAVLNSTLERTGQELLELKNKMESVKQEFVRVSDENGTLKRKLRTLQSQVQGGEYINAREHEAKVSALHKNIQELQENSSEMQAKYQAKQEEVAQLHAEIKAQKKELDMIQECIKSKYAPLASFEEKERCFEETAKELRSQLQKEREQRREREEEGKKYSQENEKLKARLLSVQNDLQQNYVLAEKSHEMERMFASKMDGLNKQLCELQQKFAEIQCEKERLQEESDRQRSEAREAESRLQGQYVPLEQVEALERQLGRTIEELKGELSSKEASCQQEVQKSQELQREMADLKAASVPLADHLRIKEGLEREASFAKSALREKEGESQERAEKVAKLQSEIQSAKEALWELESREVVGMAEHKMVKSKLEGQVGSMAEKLAELSRKLEAAQQARMEEAPTKDKKEPLQSRNFSIEQEIKDQKERCDKSLSTIAELQKRIQESAKQVEAKDNKITELLNDVERLKQALNGLSQLTYNSGLPTKQQSQQVEVLQAQVKTLQQQLADAERQHQEVISIYRTHLLSAVQGHMDEDVQAALLQIIRMRQGLVC is encoded by the exons gttCCATGTTGTAGCTGCCAAAGGGAATCTTGATTGTCTGAATGCCATTCTTGTACACGGGGTTGACATTGTAGCTACTGATGCAGCAG GAAGGAATGGTCTGCACCTCGCTGCGAAATATGGGCATGCACTCTGTCTGCAAAAATTGTTGCAG TACAACTGCCCTACAGAAAATGTGGATCTTCAGGGTCGCACTGCTCTTCATGATGCAG CAATGTCAGATTGTTCATCCAGCATCCAGTTACTGTGTGACCATGGAGCCTTGGTGAATGCCAGAGATGCA GACGGGAGGACGCCTCTGGTGCTGGCCACTCAGATGTGCCGTCCAGCCATATGTCAACTTCTGCTCGACAGGGGCGCTGATGTCAATGCAAGAGACAAACAGAACCG GACATCTCTGATGTTAGGCTGTGAATATGGCTGCAAGGATGCTGTGGAggttttgctcaaaaatggtgcggaCGTCACTTTGGTGGATGCCCTTGGCCATGACTGCTCTTACTATGCAAGGATTGGTGATAGCGTTGAAATCTTGGCTCTGATAAAGGCTGCCATGGAGGAGTCTAACAAAG caagTTACGAAGTCATGAAGAAAGGACAGCCTCATCTCAAG GTGCCCAACATGCTGCCAAAATGGAGTCAACCAAATGCCTTAGAGGACATGAGCTTCAAGACGCATCAGAAGGAACACCGGAATGTACAG GAACTGGAAAGAGAGAATGAAGACTTGAAAGGCAGGCTAAGGGAGATCCAGCAGGAGCACCGGATTCTATTGGACAGAATCAATGGTCTGCAGCTGCAGCTGAACGAG GAGCAAATGGTCGCAGATGATCTCGAAAGCgag AAAGATGAGCTCAGGAGGCTGCTGACAGCAaaggagaagcagcaggaagAAAGTTCACGGATGCTTGAAGCTCTGAAGTCAAAGCTGAGATTCTATGAG GGTGACCACGGGGGATCTGGAAACAGTTTTGGTAACA GGAAAGAAGATGTTTTGCTGAAGCAGGGTTCCACGTATTCTGCAGAACCACAG CAGGCCCCTGCCTCAGCGCCAGCTGCCCTCCAGAGTAGATCCATGGTGAGGCCCCTGGAGCTCCTGAGCCCAAGCCTGTCTCCTGCTGCCTCCGAGGCGGAAGCTCTGAAACGGGAGCTGGGCAACCTGAGGAGCTGCTACGATGCGGCCCGAGGGGAGGTGAGCAGGCTGCAGCTGGAGCTCTCCCACAAGGCGGCAGAGTGCAAAGCGCTGGCAGCGGAGTGCGAGAGAACAAAGCAGGAGTCGGACCAGCAGATCAAGCAGCTGGAAGACGCCTTGAAGGACGTGCAGAAGAGGATGTTTGACTCGGAAGGGAAAGTGAAGCAGATGCAGACGCACTTCCTGGCCCTGAAGGACCACCTGACAAGCGAGGCGGCGGCCACCGGCAGCAAGGCGGTGGAGGAGCTGAAGGAGCAGCTGAAGGACACCAAGGCCAAGTACGAGGGGGCCTCGGCTGAGGTGGGCAAGCTGAGGAACCAGCTGAAGCAGAATGAGCTGTTGGTGGAGGAGTTCCGCAGGGACGAGGCCAGGCTGGTGGACGACAACAAGAAGCTGCAGAGGGAGCTGAGCATGTTGAAGGTGGAGCATGAGAAGCGGGAGAGGAGGGCCTGCGAGGCGGAGGGTCAGCTGAAGGAGGCGGCGGCCAAGCTGGCGGAGAAGCTCGAGAAAGTGAAGAGCTCGCTCTCAGGTGAAGTGGAAGAGAAGGCGCGGAGGTTGGCAGAGGCGGAGGCAGAGCGGCAGAAGCTGTGCACGGAGGCTCAGGGGCTGAGGGCGGAGCTGGAGGGCCAGAGAGGCCAGTTAGCCCAGTATGTGAGGCCAGAGGAGCACAAGCAGCTGAAGGTCAGGTATGAGCAGAAGGCCAGGGAGCTGGAGCGAGTGCAGGCGGAGCTGAAGCACCAGAGCCAGGCCTGGCAGGCGGAGGCGGAAAAGGCCAAGGCAGGCCACAGCCTGCTGAAGCAGCAAGTGGAGGCCCTCCGGAGCGAGATGAAGAGCCAGTATGTGCCTCTGAAGATCAGCGAGGAGGTGAAGCGGGCGAGCGATGTCACGGTTGGGGAACTGAACAAGAAGCTGGCGGAGAGCAGAGAGAAGTGTCAGAAGCACAGCGCAGAGGCGGAGAAGCTGCTGGCGGAAAACCTCCGCTTGAAGGAGACGGTTGGCCAGCTCCAGGCGGCTTACATCCCCCGGGAGAAGCACGAGAAGGAGATGGGAGCCTTGAAGGTAATCACGGCCAGCCTGGAGCGGCAACTTTCTGAGCTCAGCCAAAAGTACAGGGAGCAGCAAGCCAAGGCATCCGAGTTTGCGTCCAAAAATGCCACTCTTCAAGAGACCATGGAAGAGCAGTACGTGCCGGTGGCTACTCACGAGGAGGTCAAGGCAGTGCTGAACAGCACTCTTGAAAGGACGGGCCAAGAGCTGCTGGAGCTGAAGAACAAAATGGAAAGCGTCAAGCAAGAGTTTGTGAGGGTGAGCGATGAGAACGGGACCCTGAAGAGGAAGCTGCGgactctgcaaagccaagtgCAAGGAGGCGAATACATAAATGCACGGGAGCATGAGGCAAAAGTCTCCGCCCTCCACAAAAACATTCAGGAGCTGCAGGAGAACAGTTCCGAAATGCAGGCAAAATACCAGGCGAAGCAAGAGGAGGTGGCCCAGTTGCATGCTGAGATCAAGGCCCAGAAGAAGGAGCTTGACATGATCCAGGAATGCATCAAGTCCAAATATGCCCCCCTTGCCAGTTTCGAAGAGAAGGAGCGCTGCTTCGAGGAGACGGCGAAAGAACTGAGGAGCCAgctgcagaaggagagggagcagcgccgagagagagaggaggaaggcaagAAATACAGCCAGGAGAACGAGAAGCTGAAGGCCAGGCTCCTGAGCGTCCAGAACGACTTGCAGCAGAACTATGTCCTGGCGGAGAAGTCGCACGAAATGGAGCGGATGTTTGCCAGCAAGATGGACGGCCTCAACAAGCAGTTGTGTGAGCTGCAGCAGAAGTTTGCCGAGATCCAGTGCGAGAAGGAGCGGCTTCAGGAGGAGAGCGACCGGCAACGCTCCGAGGCCCGCGAGGCAGAGAGCCGCCTCCAGGGTCAATACGTCCCACTGGAGCAGGTGGAAGCCCTGGAGAGGCAGCTCGGCCGCACCATCGAAGAGCTGAAAGGGGAGCTGAGCAGCAAGGAGGCCAGCTGCCAGCAGGAGGTGCAGAAATCCCAGGAGCTGCAGCGGGAGATGGCCGATCTCAAGGCCGCCTCTGTGCCCCTAGCCGATCACCTCCGCATCAAGGAGGGCTTGGAGAGGGAAGCATCCTTCGCGAAATCCGCCttaagagagaaggagggagagagccaGGAGAGGGCAGAGAAGGTTGCCAAGCTGCAGTCTGAAATCCAGAGCGCCAAAGAAGCCCTGTGGGAGCTGGAGAGCCGAGAGGTGGTTGGGATGGCAGAGCACAAGATGGTGAAGAGCAAGCTGGAAGGGCAAGTAGGCAGCATGGCCGAGAAGCTGGCTGAGCTCAGCCGGAAGCTGGAGGCAGCCCAGCAAGCCAGGATGGAGGAGGCGCCCACCAAGGACAAGAAGGAGCCCCTGCAGTCCAGGAACTTCAGCATTGAGCAGGAGATCAAGGACCAGAAGGAGAGGTGCGACAAGTCCCTGAGCACCATCGCGGAGCTGCAGAAAAGGATCCAGGAGTCCGCAAAGCAAGTGGAAGCCAAAGACAACAAG ATAACTGAGCTACTTAATGATGTGGAGCGGCTAAAACAGGCCCTTAACGGTCTCTCTCAGCTTACGTACAACAGCGGCCTCCCCACAAAGCAACAGAGCCAGCAGGTTGAAGTGCTCCAGGCGCAGGTGAAAACCCTTCAGCAGCAGCTGGCC GATGCTGAGAGGCAGCACCAGGAGGTCATCTCAATATATCGGACGCACCTTCTCAGTGCTGTTCAG GGTCACATGGATGAAGACGTCCAAGCTGCCTTACTCCAGATCATCCGCATGCGGCAAGGGCTTGTTtgttag
- the UACA gene encoding uveal autoantigen with coiled-coil domains and ankyrin repeats isoform X3: MKSLKSRLRKQEVSVAGGGGSLGGLTADWNKYDDRLMKAAERGDVEKISSVLAKKGVNPTKLDVEGRSAFHVVAAKGNLDCLNAILVHGVDIVATDAAGRNGLHLAAKYGHALCLQKLLQYNCPTENVDLQGRTALHDAAMSDCSSSIQLLCDHGALVNARDADGRTPLVLATQMCRPAICQLLLDRGADVNARDKQNRTSLMLGCEYGCKDAVEVLLKNGADVTLVDALGHDCSYYARIGDSVEILALIKAAMEESNKASYEVMKKGQPHLKVPNMLPKWSQPNALEDMSFKTHQKEHRNVQELERENEDLKGRLREIQQEHRILLDRINGLQLQLNEEQMVADDLESEKDELRRLLTAKEKQQEESSRMLEALKSKLRFYEGDHGGSGNSFGNRKEDVLLKQGSTYSAEPQQAPASAPAALQSRSMVRPLELLSPSLSPAASEAEALKRELGNLRSCYDAARGEVSRLQLELSHKAAECKALAAECERTKQESDQQIKQLEDALKDVQKRMFDSEGKVKQMQTHFLALKDHLTSEAAATGSKAVEELKEQLKDTKAKYEGASAEVGKLRNQLKQNELLVEEFRRDEARLVDDNKKLQRELSMLKVEHEKRERRACEAEGQLKEAAAKLAEKLEKVKSSLSGEVEEKARRLAEAEAERQKLCTEAQGLRAELEGQRGQLAQYVRPEEHKQLKVRYEQKARELERVQAELKHQSQAWQAEAEKAKAGHSLLKQQVEALRSEMKSQYVPLKISEEVKRASDVTVGELNKKLAESREKCQKHSAEAEKLLAENLRLKETVGQLQAAYIPREKHEKEMGALKVITASLERQLSELSQKYREQQAKASEFASKNATLQETMEEQYVPVATHEEVKAVLNSTLERTGQELLELKNKMESVKQEFVRVSDENGTLKRKLRTLQSQVQGGEYINAREHEAKVSALHKNIQELQENSSEMQAKYQAKQEEVAQLHAEIKAQKKELDMIQECIKSKYAPLASFEEKERCFEETAKELRSQLQKEREQRREREEEGKKYSQENEKLKARLLSVQNDLQQNYVLAEKSHEMERMFASKMDGLNKQLCELQQKFAEIQCEKERLQEESDRQRSEAREAESRLQGQYVPLEQVEALERQLGRTIEELKGELSSKEASCQQEVQKSQELQREMADLKAASVPLADHLRIKEGLEREASFAKSALREKEGESQERAEKVAKLQSEIQSAKEALWELESREVVGMAEHKMVKSKLEGQVGSMAEKLAELSRKLEAAQQARMEEAPTKDKKEPLQSRNFSIEQEIKDQKERCDKSLSTIAELQKRIQESAKQVEAKDNKITELLNDVERLKQALNGLSQLTYNSGLPTKQQSQQVEVLQAQVKTLQQQLADAERQHQEVISIYRTHLLSAVQGHMDEDVQAALLQIIRMRQGLVC, translated from the exons gttCCATGTTGTAGCTGCCAAAGGGAATCTTGATTGTCTGAATGCCATTCTTGTACACGGGGTTGACATTGTAGCTACTGATGCAGCAG GAAGGAATGGTCTGCACCTCGCTGCGAAATATGGGCATGCACTCTGTCTGCAAAAATTGTTGCAG TACAACTGCCCTACAGAAAATGTGGATCTTCAGGGTCGCACTGCTCTTCATGATGCAG CAATGTCAGATTGTTCATCCAGCATCCAGTTACTGTGTGACCATGGAGCCTTGGTGAATGCCAGAGATGCA GACGGGAGGACGCCTCTGGTGCTGGCCACTCAGATGTGCCGTCCAGCCATATGTCAACTTCTGCTCGACAGGGGCGCTGATGTCAATGCAAGAGACAAACAGAACCG GACATCTCTGATGTTAGGCTGTGAATATGGCTGCAAGGATGCTGTGGAggttttgctcaaaaatggtgcggaCGTCACTTTGGTGGATGCCCTTGGCCATGACTGCTCTTACTATGCAAGGATTGGTGATAGCGTTGAAATCTTGGCTCTGATAAAGGCTGCCATGGAGGAGTCTAACAAAG caagTTACGAAGTCATGAAGAAAGGACAGCCTCATCTCAAG GTGCCCAACATGCTGCCAAAATGGAGTCAACCAAATGCCTTAGAGGACATGAGCTTCAAGACGCATCAGAAGGAACACCGGAATGTACAG GAACTGGAAAGAGAGAATGAAGACTTGAAAGGCAGGCTAAGGGAGATCCAGCAGGAGCACCGGATTCTATTGGACAGAATCAATGGTCTGCAGCTGCAGCTGAACGAG GAGCAAATGGTCGCAGATGATCTCGAAAGCgag AAAGATGAGCTCAGGAGGCTGCTGACAGCAaaggagaagcagcaggaagAAAGTTCACGGATGCTTGAAGCTCTGAAGTCAAAGCTGAGATTCTATGAG GGTGACCACGGGGGATCTGGAAACAGTTTTGGTAACA GGAAAGAAGATGTTTTGCTGAAGCAGGGTTCCACGTATTCTGCAGAACCACAG CAGGCCCCTGCCTCAGCGCCAGCTGCCCTCCAGAGTAGATCCATGGTGAGGCCCCTGGAGCTCCTGAGCCCAAGCCTGTCTCCTGCTGCCTCCGAGGCGGAAGCTCTGAAACGGGAGCTGGGCAACCTGAGGAGCTGCTACGATGCGGCCCGAGGGGAGGTGAGCAGGCTGCAGCTGGAGCTCTCCCACAAGGCGGCAGAGTGCAAAGCGCTGGCAGCGGAGTGCGAGAGAACAAAGCAGGAGTCGGACCAGCAGATCAAGCAGCTGGAAGACGCCTTGAAGGACGTGCAGAAGAGGATGTTTGACTCGGAAGGGAAAGTGAAGCAGATGCAGACGCACTTCCTGGCCCTGAAGGACCACCTGACAAGCGAGGCGGCGGCCACCGGCAGCAAGGCGGTGGAGGAGCTGAAGGAGCAGCTGAAGGACACCAAGGCCAAGTACGAGGGGGCCTCGGCTGAGGTGGGCAAGCTGAGGAACCAGCTGAAGCAGAATGAGCTGTTGGTGGAGGAGTTCCGCAGGGACGAGGCCAGGCTGGTGGACGACAACAAGAAGCTGCAGAGGGAGCTGAGCATGTTGAAGGTGGAGCATGAGAAGCGGGAGAGGAGGGCCTGCGAGGCGGAGGGTCAGCTGAAGGAGGCGGCGGCCAAGCTGGCGGAGAAGCTCGAGAAAGTGAAGAGCTCGCTCTCAGGTGAAGTGGAAGAGAAGGCGCGGAGGTTGGCAGAGGCGGAGGCAGAGCGGCAGAAGCTGTGCACGGAGGCTCAGGGGCTGAGGGCGGAGCTGGAGGGCCAGAGAGGCCAGTTAGCCCAGTATGTGAGGCCAGAGGAGCACAAGCAGCTGAAGGTCAGGTATGAGCAGAAGGCCAGGGAGCTGGAGCGAGTGCAGGCGGAGCTGAAGCACCAGAGCCAGGCCTGGCAGGCGGAGGCGGAAAAGGCCAAGGCAGGCCACAGCCTGCTGAAGCAGCAAGTGGAGGCCCTCCGGAGCGAGATGAAGAGCCAGTATGTGCCTCTGAAGATCAGCGAGGAGGTGAAGCGGGCGAGCGATGTCACGGTTGGGGAACTGAACAAGAAGCTGGCGGAGAGCAGAGAGAAGTGTCAGAAGCACAGCGCAGAGGCGGAGAAGCTGCTGGCGGAAAACCTCCGCTTGAAGGAGACGGTTGGCCAGCTCCAGGCGGCTTACATCCCCCGGGAGAAGCACGAGAAGGAGATGGGAGCCTTGAAGGTAATCACGGCCAGCCTGGAGCGGCAACTTTCTGAGCTCAGCCAAAAGTACAGGGAGCAGCAAGCCAAGGCATCCGAGTTTGCGTCCAAAAATGCCACTCTTCAAGAGACCATGGAAGAGCAGTACGTGCCGGTGGCTACTCACGAGGAGGTCAAGGCAGTGCTGAACAGCACTCTTGAAAGGACGGGCCAAGAGCTGCTGGAGCTGAAGAACAAAATGGAAAGCGTCAAGCAAGAGTTTGTGAGGGTGAGCGATGAGAACGGGACCCTGAAGAGGAAGCTGCGgactctgcaaagccaagtgCAAGGAGGCGAATACATAAATGCACGGGAGCATGAGGCAAAAGTCTCCGCCCTCCACAAAAACATTCAGGAGCTGCAGGAGAACAGTTCCGAAATGCAGGCAAAATACCAGGCGAAGCAAGAGGAGGTGGCCCAGTTGCATGCTGAGATCAAGGCCCAGAAGAAGGAGCTTGACATGATCCAGGAATGCATCAAGTCCAAATATGCCCCCCTTGCCAGTTTCGAAGAGAAGGAGCGCTGCTTCGAGGAGACGGCGAAAGAACTGAGGAGCCAgctgcagaaggagagggagcagcgccgagagagagaggaggaaggcaagAAATACAGCCAGGAGAACGAGAAGCTGAAGGCCAGGCTCCTGAGCGTCCAGAACGACTTGCAGCAGAACTATGTCCTGGCGGAGAAGTCGCACGAAATGGAGCGGATGTTTGCCAGCAAGATGGACGGCCTCAACAAGCAGTTGTGTGAGCTGCAGCAGAAGTTTGCCGAGATCCAGTGCGAGAAGGAGCGGCTTCAGGAGGAGAGCGACCGGCAACGCTCCGAGGCCCGCGAGGCAGAGAGCCGCCTCCAGGGTCAATACGTCCCACTGGAGCAGGTGGAAGCCCTGGAGAGGCAGCTCGGCCGCACCATCGAAGAGCTGAAAGGGGAGCTGAGCAGCAAGGAGGCCAGCTGCCAGCAGGAGGTGCAGAAATCCCAGGAGCTGCAGCGGGAGATGGCCGATCTCAAGGCCGCCTCTGTGCCCCTAGCCGATCACCTCCGCATCAAGGAGGGCTTGGAGAGGGAAGCATCCTTCGCGAAATCCGCCttaagagagaaggagggagagagccaGGAGAGGGCAGAGAAGGTTGCCAAGCTGCAGTCTGAAATCCAGAGCGCCAAAGAAGCCCTGTGGGAGCTGGAGAGCCGAGAGGTGGTTGGGATGGCAGAGCACAAGATGGTGAAGAGCAAGCTGGAAGGGCAAGTAGGCAGCATGGCCGAGAAGCTGGCTGAGCTCAGCCGGAAGCTGGAGGCAGCCCAGCAAGCCAGGATGGAGGAGGCGCCCACCAAGGACAAGAAGGAGCCCCTGCAGTCCAGGAACTTCAGCATTGAGCAGGAGATCAAGGACCAGAAGGAGAGGTGCGACAAGTCCCTGAGCACCATCGCGGAGCTGCAGAAAAGGATCCAGGAGTCCGCAAAGCAAGTGGAAGCCAAAGACAACAAG ATAACTGAGCTACTTAATGATGTGGAGCGGCTAAAACAGGCCCTTAACGGTCTCTCTCAGCTTACGTACAACAGCGGCCTCCCCACAAAGCAACAGAGCCAGCAGGTTGAAGTGCTCCAGGCGCAGGTGAAAACCCTTCAGCAGCAGCTGGCC GATGCTGAGAGGCAGCACCAGGAGGTCATCTCAATATATCGGACGCACCTTCTCAGTGCTGTTCAG GGTCACATGGATGAAGACGTCCAAGCTGCCTTACTCCAGATCATCCGCATGCGGCAAGGGCTTGTTtgttag